Proteins encoded by one window of Cryptococcus gattii WM276 chromosome K, complete sequence:
- a CDS encoding uncharacterized protein (Similar to TIGR gene model, INSD accession AAW46155.1): MPPLSLTSSSTRFRIGFFVLLAISFSFIYHFAPSFSSHRSTSQNEQTGSSEYLIDVNSGKLQGQNRKRIAIVGAGASGSSAAFFLRRAANVIERRAGLAESTLIGDILVYEKEGYVGGRTTTIYPHDDDRARPQELGASIFVDSNVNLMKAVREFNLTLVDPNFGGSGVGIWDGQKFLFTSSSSSWITSARALLRYGPLSPFRTRHAISSLLKKFMRLYDPSWLHDRGVTDSIEEFVEAVGLGREYTTRSGESWAREVVRAGERWVGEVWEGNTRTNYAMNIDKIHALAAGFSMATGGASQVEGGNYQIFQSMLADAGARLYLGTLVEDIIPQEKDGSRRFVIKTNRTELANEEVDHVFWAAPWRLQGMKSLEKEFIEPMPPIPYVRLHVTYLTTTQKHPAPSFFGLPSESTIPTTILTSAHPPRSPNAPSLPPPKFQSITWHGESFPGSNEYAVKIISLTRLSDRFLKGILGDEPTWVKRKEWDSYPKMEPFAGYAPVKLTEGVEYLAGMERWVSTMETQTVSAREAVARVAQKWWGLGLGECENGDSWDWTCS; encoded by the exons ATGCCCCCTTTATCGCTTacctcctcttcaacaCGCTTCCGCATCGGTTTCTTTGTTCTCCTAGcaatctccttctctttcattTATCACTTCGCcccctctttctcctcaCATCGTTCTACCTCCCAAAATGAACAAACAGGATCTTCAGAATATCTGATTGACGTGAATTCTGGGAAACTGCAAGGTCAGAATAGGAAAAGAATAGCCATTGTAGGCGCCGGAGCTAGTGGATCGTCGGCGGCATTCTTCTTGCGAAGAGCCGCTAATGTTATCGAACGTCGCGCCGGACTTGCCGAGTCAACGCTGATAGGTGACATTCTTGTCTatgagaaggagggatACGTGGGTGGAC GGACTACGACAATATACCCTCATGATGATGACAGGGCCCGTCCTCAAGAACTTGGGGCCAGCATCTTTGTTGATTCCAACGTCAATCTCATGAAAGCAGTTAGA GAATTTAATTTGACCTTGGTGGATCCCAATTTTGGAGGGTCAGGAGTTGGTATCTGG GACGGCCAAAAATTCCTTTTCacttcctcatcatcgtcttGGATAACCTCAGCCCGTGCTTTACTCCGCTATGGCCCACTTTCGCCATTTCGCACTCGGCATGCAatctcatctcttctcAAAAAGTTCATGCGATTGTATGACCCTTCATGGCTCCACGATAGGGGGGTAACGGACAGCATAGAGGAATTTGTGGAAGCAGTAGGGCTTGGAAGAGAATATACCACGAGAAGCGGGGAAAGCTGGGCAAGGGAGGTGGTGCGTGCAGGAGAGAGATGGGTTGGAGAAGTATGGGAGGGAAACACTAGAACGAAT TATGCCATGAACATTGACAAGATCCATGCTTTAGCCGCTGGATTTTCAATGGCCACTGGTGGTGCAAGCCAGGTGGAAGGTGGAAACTACCAGATATTCCAGTCTATGCTGGCCGATGCCGGTGCCAGGCTCTACCTCGGAACGTTAGTGGAGGATATTATTCCTCAAGAAAAAGACGGTTCCAGAAGATTTGTGATCAAGACCAATCGCACAGAGCTTGCTAATGAAGAGGTTGATCACGTGTTCTGGGCGGCACCATGGCGGCTGCAGGGGATGAAAAGTTTGGAGAAAGAGTTTATAGAACCTATGCC TCCAATTCCGTATGTGAGATTACACGTGACATATCTCACTACAACCCAGAAGCACCCTGCCCCTTCATTTTTCGGTTTGCCTTCGGAATCCACCATCCCAACTACGATTTTGACTTCTGCGCATCCACCTCGATCTCCAAATGCACCCTCTTTACCGCCTCCAAAATTCCAGTCCATCACATGGCACGGAGAATCGTTTCCGGGCTCGAACGAGTATGCCGTTAAGATAATTTCACTCACAAGATTAAGTGATCGGTTCTTGAAGGGAATCCTTGGAGATGAGCCGACCTGGGTCAAAAGGAAGGAATGGGATAGCTATCCAAAAATGGAACCCTTTGCAGGATACGCTCCAGTCAAGCTGACAGAAGGGGTGGAGTATCTGGCTGGAATGGAGCGTTGGGTTTCGAC AATGGAGACGCAAACAGTTTCCGCACGAGAGGCTGTAGCAAGGGTTGCGCAGAAATGGTGGGGTTTAGGTTTAGGAGAATGTGAGAATGGGGATAGTTGGGATTGGACTTGTTCGTAG
- a CDS encoding T-complex protein 1, gamma subunit, putative (Similar to TIGR gene model, INSD accession AAW46156.1): MAMPGGMPMVVMNTGPERQSGRKAQTANIVAAKTVADVIRTCLGPKAMLKMILDPMGGILLTNDGHAILREIDVAHPAAKSMIELSRTQDEEVGDGTTSVIILAGEILAYSLPLLERHIHPVVIIRAFKSALNDALETIQRISIPVDITSEAEMLALIKTSIGTKFSSRWSDLMCKLALEAVRTVAVTAEAENGLVGSGEGGDKVNIKTVDLKRYARVEKIPGGEIEESRVLSGVMINKDVTHPKMRRRIDNPRVILLDCPLEYKKGESQTNIEITKEEDWNRVLQIEEEQIKAMCDKIIEFKPDLVFTEKGVSDLAQHYLLKANITALRRVRKSDNNRIARAVGATIVNRVEDLRESDIGTQCGLFHIEKMGDEYFAFLDQCQNPKACTILLRGPSKDILNEIDRNLADAMSVARNVVFNPILAPGGGATEMAISVALGEKAKLLPGVAGAPYKAIADALEVIPRTLVQNCGGNAIRTLTELRAKHAEGQHLYGVDGETGKVTDMKAYGLLESASVKIQTLKTAIESATLLLRVDDIVSARRPGEDGGAGAGVQTMGEAGPEGMEM, from the exons ATGGCTATGCCAGGAGGAATGCCCATGGTCGTAATGA ACACTGGCCCAGAGCGCCAGTCGGGAAGAAAAGCTCAAACCGCCAATATTGTCGCCGCGAAG ACCGTTGCGGATGTTATCAGAACATGTTTGGGTCCTAAAGCGATGCTCAAGATGATCCTCGACCCTATGGGTGGTATTCT TTTGACCAATGACGGTCATGCAATATTAAGAGAGATCGATGTTGCACACCCAGCTGCAAAGTCCATGATCGAGCTGTCGAGAACACAGGATGAGGAAGTTGGTGACGGAACCACCAGTGTTATCATTCTTG CTGGTGAGATCCTTGCCTACTCTTTACCCCTCCTTGAACGTCACATCCACCCTGTTGTCATCATTCGAGCTTTTAAATCCGCCCTCAATGATGCTCTTGAAACTATCCAGCGTATTTCCATCCCTGTCGATATCACCTCCGAGGCCGAGATGCTCGCTTTAATCAAGACTTCTATCGGAACGAAGTTTTCTTCCAGATGGTCTGATCTGATGTGCAAGCTCGCTTTGGAGGCTGTTAGGACCGTTGCTGTAACCGCCGAGGCGGAGAATGGTTTGGTCGGCAGCGGCGAAGGTGGGGATAAGGTGAACATCAAGACAGTTGACCTTAAGCGTTACGCTCGAGTTGAAAAAATCCCCGGCGGTGAAATTGAGGAGTCCAGAGTACTCTCTGGCGTGATGATCAACAAGGATGTCACTCACCCTAAGATGCGACGACGGATCGATAACCCTCGTGTGATTTTGCTCGACTGTCCTCTAGAGTACAAGAAAGGCGAAAGTCAAACCAACATCGAGATCACGAAGGAAGAGGACTGGAACAGAGTCTTGCAAATCGAGGAGGAGCAGATCAAGGCCATGTGTGACAAGATTATAGAGTTCAAACCCGACCTCGTTTTTACTGAAAAGGGTGTTTCAG ACCTTGCCCAGCATTACCTTCTTAAAGCCAACATCACTGCCCTTCGACGGGTTCGTAAATCTGACAACAACCGTATCGCCCGAGCAGTAGGAGCTACAATCGTCAACCGTGTGGAGGACTTGCGCGAATCTGACATCGGTACTCAATGTGGTTTGTTCCACATCGAGAAGATGGGAGACGA ATACTTCGCATTCCTCGATCAGTGTCAAAACCCTAAAGCTTGTACTATCCTCCTCCGTGGTCCTTCCAAGGATATCCTTAACGAAATCGACCGTAACCTTGCGGACGCGATGTCTGTTGCCCGTAATGTTGTCTTCAACCCTATCCTTGCTCCTGGAGGTGGTGCCACTGAAATGGCCATCTCAGTGGCTCTGGGAGAAAAGGCCAAGCTTTTGCCTGGCGTTGCTGGCGCCCCTTACAAGGCCATTGCTGACGCATTGGAAGTCATTCCTCGGACATTGGTGCAAAACTGTGGTGGTAATGCGATCAGAACGTTGACAGAGCTGCGG GCCAAGCATGCAGAAGGGCAACATCTCTATGGTGTTGATGGCGAGACTGGAAAGGTGACGGACATGAAGGCGTACGGGCTCCTTGAATCTGCAAGCGTGAAGATTCAAACACTGAAGACTGCAATTGAG TCCGCCACACTCCTTCTCCGAGTTGATGATATTGTTAGCGCGAGGAGGCCTGGAGAGGATGGCGGTGCTGGTGCGGGAGTGCAGACTATGGGCGAAGCTGGGCCCGAGGGTATGGAAATGTGA
- a CDS encoding Mitochondrial ribosomal protein s19, putative (Similar to TIGR gene model, XP_567742.1): MHPTALALRRSTWKGPFFTAFPSLSHHLKNNTPIFTKSRASTILPNFVGIKFMVHNGKDYLPVTVSEEMVGHKLGEFAPTRRPWTYRKTKN; this comes from the exons ATGCACCCTACAGCCCTCGCTCTCAGACGCTCTACCTGGAAGG GCCCTTTCTTCACCGCATTTCCCTCCCTCTCTCACCATCTTAAGAACAATACTCCCATTTTCACAAAATCCCGAGCATCCACCATCCTCCCCAACTTCGTTGGCATCAAGTTCATGGTCCACAATGGCAAAGATTACCTTCCAGTGACCGTCAGTGAGGAGATGGTTGGACACAAGTTGGGAGAGTTTGCGCCTACAAGGAGACCTTGGACTTACAG GAAAACTAAGAATTAG